In Acidovorax sp. GBBC 1281, a single window of DNA contains:
- a CDS encoding calcium-binding protein → MSLPGEAAQGLQDSVGRFAAAGTRDAQMALIDELLADWAGTSGKLIHGIASYDLVSDGHGSLVTADKPDADPTYVTTAMLNLTSVAGMMVPNPQAGGTGQSDEILGEAGRQLLRRMNVLEVFNGTKFFQIPFQTGSGGGGGGAASPGGGGSGGESDGISRYTATLSAPQAALLNQSYDELRESVYGALVVQTRLKPYLDSVALTIDDQGVGFDTTGLSAMLDARKTGSEREGLIDLVELNRYQGKLLTAVGFDGLGMLSQWVEALPAGDALRGELSGLGVILSGAAEGSARSDIYLGGAGDDAFAAGAGDDQLDGGAGNDTLRGGDGNDVLMGREGADALHGDAGDDQLHGGSGNDNLWGGAGNDTLLGGDGDDGLYGDAGDDTLDGGAGRDWLEGGAGANTYRFGRGDGQDTIAFKSGVRDGKPGVLQFKDGVTAADLGLRQVHDTVHGGYSLEVSINGTADKVTIQGFFYGDDPDAPYSSVQRFQFADGSALDIATITAQLFAGTASADTLFGTNAADTLRGGSGNDNLWGAAGNDTLLGGDGDDGLYGEAGDDVIDGGAGRDWLEGGTGSNTYRFGKGDGQDTIAFKSGVRDGKPGVLQFKDGVTAADLGLRQVHDTVHGGYSLEVSINGTADKVTIQGFFYGDDPDSPYSSVQRFQFADGSSWDMAGIKAQLFAGTASDDSLVGTAAADTLNGGSGNDNLWGGDGNDTMIGGDGDDGLYGDAGDDTLDGGAGRDWLEGGTGSNTYRFGRGDGQDTIAFKSGVRDGKPGVLQFKDGVTAADLGLRQVHDTVHGGYSLEVSINGTADKVTIQGFFYGDDPDSPYSSVQRFQFADGSSWDMAGIKAQLFAGTASDDSLVGTAAADTLNGGSGNDNLWGGDGNDTMIGGDGDDGLYGDAGDDVIDGGAGRDWLEGGTGSNTYRFGRGDGQDTIAFKSGVRDGKPGVLQFKDGVTAADLGLRQVHDTVHGGYSLEVSINGTADKVTIQGFFYGDDPGAPYSSVQRFQFADGTTWDLSAIETQLSASAATQANKDAIASDSMELNSEKPYVFDDGVSMAGVNKPYAFTGLDDADFVTLKPQEKEPLIDAVAPTGWSVAPLDSFAAIQWKPLFQTVQMDGASASVDRQAQLLTDAMAQFAPPAAIDARGVAAAQDGPWKVVAAHWQ, encoded by the coding sequence ATGAGCTTGCCCGGCGAGGCGGCGCAGGGCCTGCAGGACAGCGTGGGGCGGTTCGCGGCAGCGGGCACGCGGGATGCGCAGATGGCGCTGATCGACGAGTTGCTCGCCGACTGGGCCGGTACCTCGGGAAAACTCATCCACGGCATTGCAAGCTATGACTTGGTATCGGACGGCCATGGCAGTTTGGTCACCGCCGACAAGCCCGATGCCGACCCGACCTACGTCACCACGGCAATGCTGAACCTGACTTCCGTGGCCGGCATGATGGTGCCCAACCCCCAGGCCGGCGGCACGGGCCAGTCAGATGAAATCCTGGGCGAAGCCGGTCGCCAATTGCTGCGCCGGATGAACGTGCTGGAGGTCTTCAACGGCACCAAGTTCTTCCAGATTCCGTTCCAGACCGGCTCCGGTGGCGGTGGGGGCGGCGCGGCGTCCCCGGGCGGCGGCGGCTCGGGCGGCGAGTCGGATGGCATCAGTCGCTACACGGCCACCCTTTCCGCCCCCCAGGCCGCCTTGCTCAACCAAAGCTACGACGAACTGCGCGAAAGCGTCTATGGCGCCCTGGTCGTGCAGACGCGCCTCAAGCCCTACCTGGACAGCGTGGCGCTCACCATTGACGACCAAGGCGTCGGCTTCGACACCACCGGGCTGTCTGCCATGCTGGATGCCCGCAAGACGGGCAGCGAGCGTGAGGGGCTGATCGACCTGGTGGAGCTGAACCGCTACCAGGGCAAGCTGCTCACCGCCGTGGGATTCGATGGGCTGGGCATGCTGTCGCAGTGGGTCGAGGCCCTGCCGGCCGGTGATGCGTTGCGCGGGGAGTTGAGCGGGCTGGGCGTGATCCTGTCCGGTGCGGCCGAAGGATCGGCACGCAGCGATATCTATCTGGGCGGCGCGGGCGACGATGCCTTCGCGGCGGGCGCGGGTGACGACCAACTGGATGGCGGCGCTGGCAATGACACGCTGCGCGGCGGCGACGGCAACGACGTGTTGATGGGCCGCGAGGGCGCCGACGCTCTGCATGGGGATGCGGGCGACGATCAGTTGCACGGCGGCTCGGGCAACGACAACCTGTGGGGCGGTGCCGGCAACGACACGCTGCTGGGTGGGGATGGCGATGACGGGTTGTACGGTGATGCGGGCGACGACACCCTGGACGGAGGTGCGGGCCGGGACTGGCTGGAAGGTGGCGCGGGCGCCAACACCTACCGCTTCGGCCGGGGCGACGGTCAGGACACCATTGCGTTCAAGAGCGGTGTTCGCGACGGCAAGCCCGGCGTGCTGCAGTTCAAGGACGGCGTGACCGCCGCTGACCTGGGGCTGCGCCAGGTCCACGACACCGTGCACGGCGGTTATTCGCTGGAGGTGTCGATCAACGGCACGGCCGACAAGGTGACCATCCAGGGGTTCTTCTATGGCGACGATCCCGACGCACCCTACAGTTCGGTGCAGCGGTTCCAGTTCGCCGATGGCTCGGCGTTGGACATTGCCACCATCACGGCCCAGTTATTCGCGGGCACGGCCTCGGCCGACACCCTCTTCGGCACCAACGCAGCCGACACTCTTCGTGGCGGTTCGGGCAACGACAACCTGTGGGGCGCCGCCGGCAACGACACGCTGCTGGGCGGGGATGGCGACGACGGGCTCTATGGCGAGGCAGGCGACGATGTCATCGACGGCGGCGCGGGCCGCGACTGGCTGGAAGGCGGCACGGGCTCCAACACCTACCGCTTCGGCAAGGGTGATGGTCAGGACACCATTGCGTTCAAGAGCGGTGTTCGCGACGGCAAGCCCGGCGTGCTGCAGTTCAAGGACGGCGTGACCGCCGCTGACCTGGGGCTGCGCCAGGTCCACGACACCGTGCACGGCGGTTATTCGCTGGAGGTGTCGATCAACGGCACGGCCGACAAGGTGACCATCCAGGGGTTCTTCTATGGCGACGATCCCGACTCGCCCTACAGCTCGGTGCAGCGGTTCCAGTTCGCCGATGGCTCATCGTGGGACATGGCCGGCATCAAGGCCCAGTTGTTCGCGGGCACGGCTTCGGATGACAGCCTCGTCGGCACGGCAGCAGCGGACACCCTCAACGGCGGCTCGGGCAACGACAACCTGTGGGGTGGTGACGGCAACGACACGATGATCGGAGGCGATGGCGACGACGGCCTCTATGGCGATGCGGGCGACGACACGCTGGACGGCGGCGCAGGCCGCGACTGGCTGGAGGGCGGCACGGGCTCCAACACCTACCGCTTCGGCCGGGGCGACGGCCAGGACACCATTGCGTTCAAGAGCGGTGTTCGCGACGGCAAGCCCGGCGTGCTGCAGTTCAAGGACGGCGTGACCGCCGCTGACCTGGGGCTGCGCCAGGTCCACGACACCGTGCACGGCGGTTATTCGCTGGAGGTGTCGATCAACGGCACGGCCGACAAGGTGACCATCCAGGGGTTCTTCTATGGCGACGATCCCGACTCGCCCTACAGCTCGGTGCAGCGGTTCCAGTTCGCCGATGGCTCATCGTGGGACATGGCCGGCATCAAGGCCCAGTTGTTCGCGGGCACGGCTTCGGATGACAGCCTCGTCGGCACGGCAGCAGCGGACACCCTCAATGGCGGCTCGGGCAACGACAACCTGTGGGGCGGTGACGGCAACGACACGATGATCGGAGGCGATGGCGATGACGGCCTCTATGGCGATGCGGGCGACGATGTAATCGACGGCGGCGCGGGCCGCGACTGGCTGGAGGGCGGCACGGGCTCCAACACCTACCGCTTCGGCCGGGGCGACGGCCAGGACACCATTGCGTTCAAGAGCGGTGTTCGCGACGGCAAGCCCGGCGTGCTGCAGTTCAAGGACGGCGTGACCGCCGCTGACCTGGGGCTGCGCCAGGTCCACGACACCGTGCACGGCGGTTATTCGCTGGAGGTGTCGATCAACGGCACGGCCGACAAGGTGACCATCCAGGGATTTTTCTATGGCGACGATCCCGGCGCGCCCTACAGCTCGGTGCAGCGGTTCCAGTTCGCCGATGGCACGACGTGGGATCTTTCAGCGATTGAAACCCAACTGTCAGCCTCCGCGGCGACGCAAGCGAACAAGGATGCCATTGCCTCCGACTCGATGGAGTTGAACAGCGAAAAGCCGTATGTGTTCGACGATGGCGTTTCCATGGCCGGCGTCAACAAGCCCTACGCGTTCACTGGCTTGGACGATGCGGACTTCGTGACCCTGAAGCCGCAGGAGAAAGAGCCATTGATCGACGCAGTGGCGCCGACCGGCTGGAGCGTCGCACCCTTGGATTCTTTCGCAGCGATTCAGTGGAAACCGTTGTTCCAAACGGTGCAGATGGATGGTGCATCCGCATCAGTGGACCGCCAGGCCCAACTGCTGACGGACGCAATGGCGCAGTTCGCTCCACCTGCCGCCATCGACGCCAGGGGCGTGGCGGCGGCGCAGGATGGGCCATGGAAGGTCGTTGCCGCGCATTGGCAGTGA
- a CDS encoding YitT family protein: MPEAPLPPPAPPASAAPPPSAPLYPMGSLRHGHYEDVQALFAGTLFVAMALMLFGQAGLLIGSTAGIAFLLHYVTDISFGKLFFAINLPFYWFAWTRMGREFTIKTFLSVALLSVLTELFPHVMHVDYLNPLFAAVLGGLLLGTGCLFLARHKSSLGGATIVSLYLQQRYGVRAGKVQMAIDCTVVLLALVIVPIERVAYSVLAVVVMSGFLWISHRPGRYVGH, from the coding sequence ATGCCCGAAGCCCCCTTGCCACCCCCTGCGCCCCCGGCCTCGGCCGCGCCGCCGCCTTCCGCGCCGCTGTACCCCATGGGGTCGCTGCGCCACGGGCATTACGAAGACGTGCAGGCGCTCTTCGCCGGCACGCTGTTCGTGGCCATGGCGCTCATGCTGTTCGGCCAGGCGGGGCTGCTCATCGGCAGCACGGCGGGCATTGCCTTCTTGCTGCACTACGTGACCGACATCTCGTTCGGCAAGCTGTTCTTTGCCATCAACCTGCCGTTCTACTGGTTCGCCTGGACGCGCATGGGGCGGGAGTTCACCATCAAGACGTTCCTGTCGGTGGCGCTGCTGTCGGTGCTGACGGAGCTGTTTCCCCACGTCATGCACGTGGACTACCTGAACCCGCTGTTCGCCGCCGTGCTGGGCGGGCTGCTGCTGGGCACGGGCTGCCTGTTCCTCGCGCGCCACAAATCCAGCCTGGGCGGCGCCACCATCGTCTCGCTGTACCTGCAGCAGCGCTACGGAGTGCGCGCCGGCAAGGTGCAGATGGCAATCGATTGCACCGTGGTGCTGCTGGCGCTGGTGATCGTGCCGATCGAGCGGGTGGCGTATTCGGTGCTGGCGGTGGTGGTGATGAGCGGGTTTTTATGGATCAGCCACCGGCCGGGGCGGTACGTGGGGCATTGA